A single window of Coffea eugenioides isolate CCC68of chromosome 7, Ceug_1.0, whole genome shotgun sequence DNA harbors:
- the LOC113777505 gene encoding receptor like protein kinase S.2-like isoform X1: MAVVYDNWERLVTATLRREELRLTALRTPSDVSSASLLSGSPSLSFSSQTGQVSSFNFGSLLVGDSFTYSQILKATGFLSDSNLIKHGHSGKFFYGVLQGGTEVVIKQVDVSCFENELCFMSELEICCMVYHSRLIPLLGHCLENGYQKFLVYKYTPNKDLGSLLGHDDINQLPSLDWTTRLKIATGVAEGLCYLHHECFPPLVHRDIQASSILLDDDFEVRLGSLAGVCIEEKENNQIGIARFLRLPKISEQISPGKSTARRSYDVYCFGKILLELVTSKLGASAGNDSITKEKDWMEKTLRYVVVSNDKKQHLTEVWAVAFIAKGCVHHKPSKRPQMSEILDALKRVKSTRFSNQQLQAASHPNKLFPPPTMPAVPDGSKTIGRMSQATENAKSTGSSTASGSYEFSEVNASKKVYPLGEILATPNLRIFTCSELKAATRNFEIDTLLGEGAYGRVYKGSLHEKSMSESGSEALIAVKEVYSWCIPAFRNRWQSEVVLHGRLSHPNIVKLLGYCWENKELFLVYEFMQEGSLASHLFGRRGSAFQPLTWEKRIKILVGAARGVAFLHQSQKRGSIRREAGYEGFYDHFEPSKVLLDQSYNAKLSDFGQKTSLIDPDPYNEVHPKLLWREGKSSPMMDVYGFGILLVEMITGLEKLDTRCQTDQEVMLDWIKPDLSGQPLFGILDSKLERNYPVEAVTKVSQLALLCLEKNCKYRPSMEAVVKELELIESPTKKGGKLG, from the exons ATGGCTGTGGTTTATGACAATTGGGAACGGCTGGTTACAGCTACTCTGCGCAGAGAGGAGCTCCGGCTCACTGCTCTGAGAACCCCGAGTGATGTTTCCTCAGCATCACTGTTATCAGGATCACCATCTCTCAGTTTCAGTTCTCAGACTGGCCAAGTTTCATCTTTTAACTTCGGGAGCTTATTAGTTGGGGATTCATTTACTTATAGTCAAATTCTTAAAGCTACAGGTTTCTTGAGTGACTCCAATCTCATCAAGCATGGCCATTCTGGCAAATTCTTTTATGGTGTTTTGCAAGGTGGCACAGAAGTGGTAATTAAACAAGTCGATGTTTCTTGCTTTGAGAATGAATTGTGTTTCATGTCAGAATTGGAAATTTGCTGCATGGTTTATCATTCTAGGCTGATCCCCCTTCTGGGGCATTGTTTGGAGAACGGATATCAGAAGTTTCTTGTTTACAAATACACCCCTAACAAGGACCTGGGAAGTTTATTGGGGCATGATGACATTAACCAGTTACCATCATTAGATTGGACCACGAGGTTGAAGATTGCAACTGGAGTGGCAGAGGGCTTATGTTATCTACATCATGAATGTTTTCCACCCCTTGTTCATAG GGACATTCAAGCTAGCAGCATACTACTTGATGATGACTTTGAAGTGAGGTTAGGAAGCCTTGCAGGTGTCTGCAtcgaagaaaaagaaaacaatcagATTGGGATTGCTCGGTTCCTGCGGTTGCCAAA AATTTCTGAACAAATCAGTCCAG GTAAATCTACGGCAAGACGCTCTTATGATGTTTATTGCTTTGGAAAGATTTTGCTTGAGCTAGTCACCAGCAAGCTGGGTGCTAGTGCTGGCAATGACTCCATTACGAAGGAGAAGGATTGGATGGAAAAGACCCTACGCTATGTTGTTGTTTCAAACGACAAGAAACAGCATTTGACAGAAGTTTGGGCAGTTGCTTTCATTGCCAAGGGTTGTGTCCACCACAAGCCTTCTAAGCGGCCCCAAATGTCAGAAATACTTGACGCTTTGAAACGTGTTAAATCAACAAGGTTCAGTAATCAACAACTTCAAGCTGCTAGTCATCCCAACaaacttttcccacctcctacaATGCCAGCAGTTCCTGATGGATCTAAAACAATAG GACGGATGTCACAGGCAACTGAAAATGCCAAATCCACAGGCAGCAGCACTGCTTCAGGGAGCTATGAGTTCTCAGAAGTTAATGCGAGTAAGAAGGTTTATCCACTGGGAGAAATATTGGCCACCCCCAATTTAAGGATTTTTACTTGTTCGGAACTGAAGGCTGCTacaagaaattttgaaattgacaCATTGCTGGGAGAAGGTGCATATGGGAGAGTATACAAAGGTTCGCTTCATGAAAAGTCCATGTCAGAGAGTGGAAGTGAAGCACTAATTGCTGTTAAAGAAGTGTATTCCTGGTGTATTCCAGCATTTCGAAACAGGTGGCAG TCTGAGGTGGTCTTGCATGGAAGGCTTTCTCATCCAAACATAGTTAAGCTCCTTGGATACTGTTGGGAGAACAAAGAGCTATTTCTTGTGTATGAGTTCATGCAGGAAGGCAGCTTGGCCAGCCACCTATTTGGAAGAC GAGGCTCTGCCTTTCAGCCGCTTACATGGGAAAAAAGGATTAAGATCTTAGTTGGAGCAGCTCGAGGTGTGGCGTTCTTGCATCAATCACAGAAACGAGGTTCGATTAGACGGGAAGCGGGATATGAGGGTTTCTATGACCATTTTGAGCCCTCAAAAGTATTGCTTGATCAG TCTTACAATGCCAAATTATCAGATTTTGGTCAGAAGACCTCATTGATAGATCCAGATCCGTATAATGAAGTACATCCAAAACTACTTTGGCGTGAAG GGAAGTCGTCCCCAATGATGGATGTATATGGCTTCGGTATTCTGTTGGTCGAGATGATAACAGGTTTAGAGAAGCTAGACACACGTTGTCAGACTGATCAAGAAGTTATGCTCGATTGGATCAAGCCTGATTTATCTGGCCAGCCTTTGTTCGGCATTTTGGATTCCAAGCTAGAAAGAAACTATCCTGTAGAAGCTGTTACAAAAGTGTCACAGCTTGCTCTGTTATGTCTTGAGAAAAATTGTAAATACAGGCCATCAATGGAAGCAGTTGTGAAGGAATTAGAGCTTATTGAATCACCAACAAAGAAAGGCGGGAAACTGGGTTGA
- the LOC113777505 gene encoding proline-rich receptor-like protein kinase PERK9 isoform X2, translating into MAVVYDNWERLVTATLRREELRLTALRTPSDVSSASLLSGSPSLSFSSQTGQVSSFNFGSLLVGDSFTYSQILKATGFLSDSNLIKHGHSGKFFYGVLQGGTEVVIKQVDVSCFENELCFMSELEICCMVYHSRLIPLLGHCLENGYQKFLVYKYTPNKDLGSLLGHDDINQLPSLDWTTRLKIATGVAEGLCYLHHECFPPLVHRDIQASSILLDDDFEVRLGSLAGVCIEEKENNQIGIARFLRLPKISEQISPGKSTARRSYDVYCFGKILLELVTSKLGASAGNDSITKEKDWMEKTLRYVVVSNDKKQHLTEVWAVAFIAKGCVHHKPSKRPQMSEILDALKRVKSTRFSNQQLQAASHPNKLFPPPTMPAVPDGSKTIGRMSQATENAKSTGSSTASGSYEFSEVNASKKVYPLGEILATPNLRIFTCSELKAATRNFEIDTLLGEGAYGRVYKGSLHEKSMSESGSEALIAVKEVYSWCIPAFRNRWQSEVVLHGRLSHPNIVKLLGYCWENKELFLVYEFMQEGSLASHLFGRRGSAFQPLTWEKRIKILVGAARGVAFLHQSQKRGSIRREAGYEGFYDHFEPSKVLLDQISAYDEVLLDYYQCY; encoded by the exons ATGGCTGTGGTTTATGACAATTGGGAACGGCTGGTTACAGCTACTCTGCGCAGAGAGGAGCTCCGGCTCACTGCTCTGAGAACCCCGAGTGATGTTTCCTCAGCATCACTGTTATCAGGATCACCATCTCTCAGTTTCAGTTCTCAGACTGGCCAAGTTTCATCTTTTAACTTCGGGAGCTTATTAGTTGGGGATTCATTTACTTATAGTCAAATTCTTAAAGCTACAGGTTTCTTGAGTGACTCCAATCTCATCAAGCATGGCCATTCTGGCAAATTCTTTTATGGTGTTTTGCAAGGTGGCACAGAAGTGGTAATTAAACAAGTCGATGTTTCTTGCTTTGAGAATGAATTGTGTTTCATGTCAGAATTGGAAATTTGCTGCATGGTTTATCATTCTAGGCTGATCCCCCTTCTGGGGCATTGTTTGGAGAACGGATATCAGAAGTTTCTTGTTTACAAATACACCCCTAACAAGGACCTGGGAAGTTTATTGGGGCATGATGACATTAACCAGTTACCATCATTAGATTGGACCACGAGGTTGAAGATTGCAACTGGAGTGGCAGAGGGCTTATGTTATCTACATCATGAATGTTTTCCACCCCTTGTTCATAG GGACATTCAAGCTAGCAGCATACTACTTGATGATGACTTTGAAGTGAGGTTAGGAAGCCTTGCAGGTGTCTGCAtcgaagaaaaagaaaacaatcagATTGGGATTGCTCGGTTCCTGCGGTTGCCAAA AATTTCTGAACAAATCAGTCCAG GTAAATCTACGGCAAGACGCTCTTATGATGTTTATTGCTTTGGAAAGATTTTGCTTGAGCTAGTCACCAGCAAGCTGGGTGCTAGTGCTGGCAATGACTCCATTACGAAGGAGAAGGATTGGATGGAAAAGACCCTACGCTATGTTGTTGTTTCAAACGACAAGAAACAGCATTTGACAGAAGTTTGGGCAGTTGCTTTCATTGCCAAGGGTTGTGTCCACCACAAGCCTTCTAAGCGGCCCCAAATGTCAGAAATACTTGACGCTTTGAAACGTGTTAAATCAACAAGGTTCAGTAATCAACAACTTCAAGCTGCTAGTCATCCCAACaaacttttcccacctcctacaATGCCAGCAGTTCCTGATGGATCTAAAACAATAG GACGGATGTCACAGGCAACTGAAAATGCCAAATCCACAGGCAGCAGCACTGCTTCAGGGAGCTATGAGTTCTCAGAAGTTAATGCGAGTAAGAAGGTTTATCCACTGGGAGAAATATTGGCCACCCCCAATTTAAGGATTTTTACTTGTTCGGAACTGAAGGCTGCTacaagaaattttgaaattgacaCATTGCTGGGAGAAGGTGCATATGGGAGAGTATACAAAGGTTCGCTTCATGAAAAGTCCATGTCAGAGAGTGGAAGTGAAGCACTAATTGCTGTTAAAGAAGTGTATTCCTGGTGTATTCCAGCATTTCGAAACAGGTGGCAG TCTGAGGTGGTCTTGCATGGAAGGCTTTCTCATCCAAACATAGTTAAGCTCCTTGGATACTGTTGGGAGAACAAAGAGCTATTTCTTGTGTATGAGTTCATGCAGGAAGGCAGCTTGGCCAGCCACCTATTTGGAAGAC GAGGCTCTGCCTTTCAGCCGCTTACATGGGAAAAAAGGATTAAGATCTTAGTTGGAGCAGCTCGAGGTGTGGCGTTCTTGCATCAATCACAGAAACGAGGTTCGATTAGACGGGAAGCGGGATATGAGGGTTTCTATGACCATTTTGAGCCCTCAAAAGTATTGCTTGATCAG ATTTCTGCATATGATGAAGTTCTCCTAGATTACTATCAATGTTACTGA